One Eurosta solidaginis isolate ZX-2024a chromosome 1, ASM4086904v1, whole genome shotgun sequence genomic window, tgcatgttgattttcccttattttcccTCCAAAGAtttcagctgagtatataatattcggttatacccgaactaagccttccttacttgttaaaactgTTATTTTTCGAACGAATATTTtaagatcatttcgggattattctagattttttcgggattgttttcgattatttttaaatataattttggaaagGTGTTAGGGATCATTTCGATATTATTTGtacgactatttcgggattattccgGGACTATGtcgagacaattttgggaacgaTATGGGATCATCTTGGGATCATTTCGTGATAACTTCAGGACTATTATCAAATATTTGTTGACTATTTTTGAATCATTTAACTTGGTTCggaaaaattttacatgaatacagGGAGTTATCGGATGTTAGATCAGATATCAGATTGTTATCGGCATGTTGTTGGTTTGTTATCTACTTGTTACCGACCGCCGTGGCCTATAAACACACCTGATTAAGAAAGCCCTTTTCTGTTCCCGGATACCGTTTGCTATCAATGATAAATCGAAGTATTTTTTCTGTTTAACCGTTAAATGCAATCTCTGGCAATATCTTATCTGCAAACTAACTGagaggatgttcaaaatggtttaTGATGATTATGATTATGCTTTCATATAATTTTGACAGAGTGGTCAACATGGCGGCACATCAGGTCGGTATCTTTAGGAGTAATAGAAAAAAGCGCAAGACGCGGACAAGATACTAACTTTTAAAGTAAAAGGACATTAGCAGTATTTTATTGCGACGCCTGTTCTTATATACATTTGTCTTATCAACTACCAGTTGCATGTTTAAAATGACGTGCTactaaatacttacttacttaattggcgcttaaccgtcgctccttcgctccgtcaaccggcgccaattggtcacaccaagggaatttaaatcgttttccacctggtccttccaacggcgTGGGGGCCGccatctacctctgcttccatatgcgggttccaatagaaacactttcttggccggagcatcatctttcattcgcataacatggcctagccagcgcagccgctgcgttttaattcgctggactatgttgatgtctgcgtatagctcgtacagctcatcattaaatcttcttcggtactcgccatcgccaacgcgtagaggtccataaatctttcgaagaacctttctctcgaacactcccaaagccgcttcatctgctgttgtcatggtccatgcttctgccccatatagcaggacgggtacgataagtgacttgtagagtatgattttcgttcgccgagagaggactttacttttcaattgcctacctagtccaaagtagcatttattggcaagattgattcttcgctggatttcagtgctgatgctggttcccaaataaacggagtcttttactattttgaaattatagctgccaacagtagcgtggttgccaaggcgcgtatgcgctgactctttgttcgatgacagcaggttcttcgttttgtcctcattcaccatcaaacccatctttaccgcttctttttccagtttggagtaagcagaactagcaGCGCGGCtttttaagccgatgatatcaatgtcatcagcatatgccagtatttGCACGCTTTTGTAGTATATTGTTCAAGTgcgattaagttctgcagctagtataattttctccagcatcaaattaaagaaatcgcacgataggaggtcaccctgtctgaaacctcgtttagtttcgatcggctcggagaggtccttcccaattatgactgagctgatgttgttactcaacgtcattttgcacagccgtataagttttgcggggaaaccaaattcagacatagcggcatataggcagctccttttcgtgctgccgGAGGCGGTTTGAAAGTCgaggaagaggtgatgtgtgtcgattctcttttcacgggttttttccaagatttggcgcatagtgaaaatgtggtcgatggtagatttaccaggtctaaagccgcactgataaggtccaatcagccggttcacgatgggcttcaatcttgaaaagactttatatgcgatattaagaaggctgattccacgatagttggtgcattttgcagtatcctccttcttgtggactgggcaaagaacacttagattccaaccttcgggcatgcactcgtccgcccatattttgctaagaagctgctgcaagcgccttaccaactcctcgccgccgtacttgaatagctccgcaggcaatccatcagagaccacggccttgttgtttttcaatctggttattgctattctaacttcgtcataatcgggcggggggacatatattccatcatcatcgattgctggatcgggttcttcatatctgcgcggtgaattactgcctccatttaggagagcagagaagtattccctccataatcaaagcactctctggacatcagttacaaggtcgccgtttccATTCCTagaggagtttgccccggtcttaaaaccttccgtctgtcgccgaattttttggtaaaattttcgggcgttattcctggtggctagcagctcaagctcctcgcactcacgcgaGTGCGTGCTACTaaataatattgtaacaaattttgtgaatttttgatAATTATGCacttgctaacgttcgaatcgtctaatgaataactctaatattcagtattgcaaaatggtctttatttagactactttgggagtgtacaattatacttcactagtcgcgtgtttaaatcaaactgattcgttattaatccgtttgcgctgcttttatactccctgcTTCCCtccttcgcatatttctcctaaggcctaGACTTTTCTctacatgccttctagaacagttatACCTCATACTTGGTCATTTagctatatgcatatgtatgtgtgagtaacaacttctccCAGCAAAAACCGCCTAACGCATTCACGTATACAAATGCAAACTCTTCAGCTGTCATCTCctctatacaaaaaaaaagttagttCTGCATGAATGTCGGGGAGGGAAGGGGAGATATCATTTTTACATTATTGTCCATTCATATATTGTATGCATTCCCACTCATGAGTTTTGATGTCTTGccagatcaaaaaaaaattatgtcacTGCTGACTGACGACATTGCCATGTTTGCTTTGTATAATAAACCAAAGTAACCGGTTATGTCAAAAAACCGTATGGAAGGTGGTATTTTACTTTAAGGTACAACTTCAAAAaacggctaagaaagtgtttctatcggaacccgcctatggaagcagaggtagagggcggccccaactccgctagaaggaccaggttggaaaacgatttaaactgccCAATTAGTGCCGGTTCGCAGAGAAAagcagcgactggcgcgccttgttggacggccataatcttTTAAACGGtcaaagcgccaattaagtaaataagtaagaaTCAAAGAGGATCGGAAAAcgtaaaaaaatttaccaaaaacttTATTCGAGTAAAATGGCCATTACCTCCATGTCAAACCCGGTTACTTTTAAAGACTCTTGTATTACACGTATCTAAGTAAGAATTGATATCACTAAAATAAGTATATTGTGACAATTAGTGAAAATTATTTGCAGAAATTTGTGCGGAGcaacaataaatttaataaaactactaCAGAAGTGGAGAAAACAGGAAAGTAAACTTATGTTTtccataatatttttttaataacactTCCAATTTACAGAAGGACGAAACATCCTCCAAGAAAAGGCTGTATGTGCTCGAGAAAGCGGCTAATGGTTAAAATACTTTCTATAGGCTATAGGTTAAAATACTTTCTATAGGCGGCTTCTAGATAAATATTTAGTAGAATTAAAAAAACGTCGAGTTTAGTTTTTGCTTCTATCTGCAACGTGAAGCGAACAATAAGGAAGATTGGTGAAACCGTTTTGCGGTCGGTGCGAAGTTGAACATCATACAATTTTTCACAAGACCACTCTGAAGTATTTTTACGTGGACTCAACCAATTTTGAGTTAGAGCGCGTAAAGTGCGAGTAGTCGGGGAAACTTTGCATCGATCAATATTATATAACTGAAgcgaattttttccaatttcgaaCTTGGGTTAACATTGGGTTCGTCAGCAATTCAGTTTTTCACGTTTTCAGCGCTGTAACTGTGAAATAGTTGAGCCCACGAAAAAATACTGCAGGCTGGATTTGTgaataatttgcaaaaatttctatATTTCTGACCTCTAAACTCGGATATCTTAAGACGGTAAGATGTTGTTTATTGTGACTTTTAATgccattaatttaaaattttttttcacttcatcgtTTCAACAACGAGAGCTCGAACACCCAAATAGCCTGTGTAAAACGTTGGGAAAACTTTCACAGATTTTAATCGTCCCTTGCCAAACCATCTACTACTGTTGTGTGCTCCTTTGATTAGAAGCCATACGTGAGTATCCGAATTCACTtcaccatatacatatattcaaattTTTAAGATTGTTTCATGAAACCAGAAGAGCGTTCCTGTAAAGTTTGGTTTTCACTGGGACGTAGACTGGAGATCGATTATAAAGAAATATCATCCACaaataagaaaaaacattttGGCTTAAAACTTGGACCTTATTTACTTGCGCAATAAAAAAGAACAATTGCAAATTTTCCAAAACATTTGAAGTGCTTTGAAGTAATATGTGTGTGGATTTTTTGGAATGTAGAATAATCGGATAACAGCTTTCCAGAGTCCACCAGAAATTAAATATTCAATAAGATAACAATTTCCTCTTTTATAatcaaaaaatgttaaacaaattaaaagctAAATTAAAGAAAAGGTTTTTGAAGACTCAGTTTTAAAATTAAACCAGTATTCGATTTTTTCCATATTTGTCATATTACGTAATCAAGACTGTTTTATTTCATCTAACTTGAAACGCTTATTTCATTTTGAGGCATCTTTCATCAAAATCCCCCATAGTGAGCGATTTGCGAAGTCAAACGAATTCGGAGAGTTTCTCGGCTACTATAGAGGGGCACTTCTTTTTGTAACTCTCTCCTGAACTGTTACTTTTGTTCCTAAGTTCAAATGTTTACATTCTCACTAATCACTTTACACATACTTGACTATTTCCCGCCGAACGATTGATCAACTCCTTAGCCATTTTTGAGACAACATGTCCTGCAGGGCTTTCCATAACATCCTGTGCGGTTTGCAGCCAACTTGTTGGTCGTTCTTTCGGTTCTTGTACAAGTTGATTCGTACTATTACGATACTTTTCATGATCGATTATTGCACCAAAAATTTGTGGCAGCGCAACAAATGCAAAAATCACAAGAATTTGCCAGTTATGTAATGTCATTGCAACAATCGAAGAGGAGTCACTAAGATAACAATGAGTGAAAATAATCTAATTGAAACACCGACTAACGTGAGCGCTTTGTATAGCAACGAAATACGACTAAATTTTGACGACACTGCAAGCCTGGTTTTATGTCTTTTCAAGACCAACCAAAATCAAAGAAGCgcgaaataattttaaaatttccgcATTTACTAGGTATATGGgagtcacatttagtgacgttgTTGTTGTGCAAGTGCAGCACGCAAATAAAAATGTGTCGTTTAATGTGTAGACGgcgtaggtacatacatacatacattactaCACACGTGGAAATGTAAACGTTGGTAAGTGTAGCTGCGCATGCGCACCGAAAATTAGTGCTGATTTTGCAAGTATCGTTGCGTATGAAAGCGAATTTTCCTAACAAATTATGCGCTACaaattaaaaacgtaataaaCACACAAATAAAAGAAGAAGGAAGGAAAGCAATGAAAATGTATTGAGcatataaatatgaatgaaataaCGTTTTGAATGTTATGACGGTTGTAGACTAGCGCATGCGTTAATAGCTAAATTATTAAATGCATCAAAAATTTACCTAAATCATTTGGGGTCATAATTTTGGAATGTATACGTAAATATACTCAAAACTGCAAAAGTTGAAATGTCATTAGCCTGTCATTTGTTTGCTGCGTCATGTTTACATATGGGGTGGCACATTATGCCACCTTAATGCGATTCGAATAAAGTAAACACAAAATTTTGGTTATCAACACATCCTTATTATCAcatttatatttctttgtgtaTTTAAGTCAGTCAAGCAAGCATCACAGTGAGTACTGTTATTGCACCCTAAATATTTTACATAAATTTTATTGCCTTGTGAGGTATATGAATACTCTATAAGAGGTTTGATTTCAATTTGTTTCATTATGATTCTTACTTACTAACATTATGTCAATGATCTTTGCTTAATCAAATTATTGAGTTTtgataatattgtggcgaatgttagcgtcactatgctgttagtaaatagtcagaacaacaaaaaatcaagcagccacacttatatacAAGGCAAAGAAGAATATTCCACACGCATAATCAGCAACTCGAAGCGaaaagattatttcacatacacatatgtagtcatcagctaagagcagccCAGTTAGAACGCTACATGTTATAAATTGCGTTAAACTATCCGTAGTGCTACAAAAACTATACCTGAGACattcaaaaagtttacatcatTTTCTTAAGATAGAGTGACAAATCCTCgcgtatatttttctatttttcagcCTTCTCTTTTATGTTCACTGAATTCTGCTATTaagctttcatatatttttatcttttcaaTTTGCTATTCATATGCCATATATAACATGATTTATACAGCAGCGAATGTCATAAAGctatgcgttagcgttatggcataAGTAACATATTATCTAGCTGTTGTACTTATCTGATATTGCTAACGCatttataacgaaaaaaaaacacttaaattttttaatacaatttttattaaaatgaattaattCATTCAAAAAACAAATGTATTATTAAAGCTATTAATAGTAAAATAGCTTATACTAGtactaaaacaaaaaataaagttaaacaagtaattaattaataataaattagtCTAAGGTAAAGGCTTGAAAAAATGTTCCCACTCGTTGGCAGCAGTTCGGCGAAGAAATAAGTGCTTTTGTCGCCACCTGTTGTGGCTCAGCtatatacaattttctaattttgtcAAAGGAAGGGCGTCCTTCCAATTGAAATACgtctacaaaaatatataaagataGTTTTTGAACTAGAATTAAATGGTTTTCATAAACAAACTACTTACTAGTGATTTTCTTGTAGAGCTAGCAAAGAGTTATGTAAGTTCACACTGATCAATTACAcagtttaaatataaaaaaagtaggtcGAGGGTTGCTACAACTTCAATGACAAAACATCAACACTTTTGTTATTAAGTTATTTAACGGCAACATAACTAAGTAGGACAATATTTGTAACGTATGTACATAGGTAAGTATGTATACTAATTGGGCATTCATTAAACTTTAGCCCACTTAGCGTGGCATCTAATAAGTGTTACTCAAGTAACGTAACCCATATATACGTTACTTATTATTAAAAAtgcgaataaaaaaatataaagaaggaTTGACAAGTACACCATTGAGCACTTTTAACTAGACGGAAATAAATGATGTGACTTGCAGACATGgggtttctttaaaatttaaactgCTTTTTTGCATATCCTTATTATTTAAATATAGTGATAATTACCATTTTTATTTTGCTGACTTTCTTTTAGGTACTCAGTTTAAATATTAACAATCTAATTATAATAGTTTTACTAAAAGTGTTAATATTTGCGGCTGCTTTACTGGGCGCTGGACATTGGACTGGATACGGGCACGGCTATGGATATGGAAGGAGTTCGGATGGTAAGAAAAAACGgtcttaaaaaaaaagtttcgaaagTCCGTTTCAAAATTGGATGCTTGTATTTTTGCgctgtatttttgttttttttttttttcattcattagACTTTCTTTCATTGTAATTTcgttatttaaaaacagaataagTTTTAATAGTTTGGTTGAAAAAAGAAGATATTTATAGGCTTATAACTCGCTTAACTGGTGCCACTAAATGATCCCAAATTGTGCGAAATTACCCTTTTTGAGGGATATTTTCCTATAAAATTTAGTAAAAGCGAAAAAATGGTTATTCTTGTATCAAAACTAGTTATGTAAGAAAAGCTCATCATaatataactaaaaataagtagcAGCCTTAAGTAACAGTATTGTAAAATGATTCGTTGGTTTTCATTCGTATCGTACAATTACGCAATTTCACTTGATAATATATTTGTATTTCAGGCAACTCAGGAAACAATGTGCATTATTTGTTTTGCTTAGCCAATGACGCAATAAAATCAGATAGGTCAAGTTAGtagtataacaacaaaaattttacggccctcataatccggtcatgaaATTTAAGGTAGTAGGGAGAAACCACTTTTTGTTACTATTTTGCTACTCTTTTACTACCTTAGTAATGTACTGTGCGGAAAAAAGCCAAACGGGAAGTATCTTCCCTTTAGAAATGGGGACATAAAAGAAATGGGAAGAGAAAACAGAGGAAAGGGGAAGAAAAAGTAAGGGAAGTTTGGGGGAAGTCGGAAAATTAAAGGGAACAAGAGAAGGATGGAGACTGcgagtaaaagtaaaagtaagaataagggtaatgATTTGAAACAAAGTAGTATAAAGAGGTTAGCAGGAAGATTAAAAATAAGGCTAAGATTAAGACGGGAAGATTTACGGAATATCAAAAGGGATAGGGAAATTTAACGAGCCGATTAAGGTATATTAGAAAATGCCGACGGGAAATGAAATAACAGGGAAAAAAGGTTTGAGAGAGGAGTGGCATTTGGATAGTTAGCAAAAGTCGGAACAATGTCTGTCGAAGGAAGATCCTATTGCTGCGTTTATTTCATGTTTGTCTTAACGTATTTGGGATTAGACAGAACTgcttaaaataaagttttgatcAACCAAAGTGAGCATATTTCAACGCTTGGTTTGCATAGACAAATGTTGGGTCTTGGCACCGTATACCGTTAATTACGAGTTTTCGTATAACAAGCCTCCCACATACTCATCCGCaaattaatgatattgttccagatagtCAAAAATTTCATTGGCGTCGGCAGTACATTTCCATATTCCTTAGCTGTGACCAATGAGACACTCTGAAGACCCAGCCATTCAGTTCCGTTAACtaaaacttttcaatttcctctcaggaaaaggaaaataaaccTCCCATAAAAGGAAGACAGCACGTTACTTCATATGCTGCTTAATATATCACAATGCTGCAGAAGGTCAAGAAGCAATACTCAAATTTATTAGGGCGAATATTTTCAAAtacgactccattttgtaatattgactgtctggtttattgcatcatgacTTAGCCTGTCATTCATTTCACCCCTCTTTATActtagaccacgtttacacatgccttaatctacaataaatcgtcaatagatagtttacgcgtttacatatgttccatccctgGAAACTAGACTATTTTCTGccaaattttcacgtttctcttttattttgtgcttccgTGAAACTGTTTGTATGGAAAAAATCAGCGTATCGGAAATtttttcataattaccgattatcgaaagAAAACTTTAGATGGGAAATTTAGTTATATAATTTACGATCAGGAGCTAAAATGAAGATAATTTAGTTTTATGTAAACTAGGCCTAAGATCATTACAATGACATAAGCGTTTGCTTTATGTAAGCATTATTGGCTTTATTTTAAGTAATGATGCTTACAAATATATCGACTTTTTATGGccatatacaaaaatatttattttacaggTACCACCTTATCCGTGAATGAAGGTGAGGACTATCTCATCACTGGTTTCTTAGCAGCACAAGGCATTGGACATGATGATTGTCTttatgcctcagcttgtgctagTCCGAAGATTGCTTACGAATATGCCAAGGCTGCAAAGGCGTTAAAACAAGGCATCGAACAGTATGAAGGGTGAATAATAATTGAGAAATCTACATTATGTTGTTGCacatttttaattacaaaaatttgcttatttttcgACATACAGTAGCTCTTTCAACAACACCCGTTACGAAGAATTAATTGGTATACTCGAAAAGGCGGCTTATGATGGATATAATGGCGTAGCCTGCAATAGAAGTGACAAATGCGATAATCTTTTATAAGGGGCCGAACAATGGTAGACTGTGAAACATTTTGGCCCGCACTAAACCAAACTTTAGGCAGTTTTGCATGAAGTACGAAACTAGGGTTCCCAGACTGAAAATGTCGAAAGGGGGACAGATAATAACAAATTGGGAGATTTGGAGGTACAACAGTTAGAAAAAAGGGGTGTCTTTCGGGGGACTAATAAAACTAATTATATTGAACAAAATCATTGATTTATTCACtcatacaaaaaaaacaattcataaataaaattccaTGAGATCAAACAAAGTTACACTCTTTATACATAAAAACACGTATGTTTATATTCAgcacaaaaatattttcatatcaaAATCCTATTTCAATTCTccaaaaaatgtacatacatTAATTTTGTATATCACTTCATCCTATTAGTGATGACAACACATCGTAAAATTCGTTAACGTTTGCGGCCGAAAATGGGGGATTTACGCTACCTTCCGTAGCAAGGGGGACAAAGAGTCAAAATGGGGCACCCCCCTCCCCCTCCTTCCAATGGGGGACGTCTGTCAACGCTACACGAAACTAAGCATTTTCAAGGGTTGAGTTTTTCAAAATTCAGCTTTTTTATTTATCAATAGAAAACAGAAcaaaacagaaaataaaaaaaaaaatatggttgCAAGGAGGATTATGCTCATGATGAattgaatattcaggtgttctcatcccgttgacgttttcccttattctaacaagttcggcatgcataatttataataatttagagggttgtctatcatacagaaattttactatacgtttagaaatattataactatataagccgttactGGAATTGTTCCGCCAAAAAGATTAAcataactttgtattccctaacagaatatagacaaaattttgcaggaaatcaatttatttgaagaatttgtaccaaaaattaagcaatccaaatTTTATACTTTTGAAATACCcgtaaatactggcatttagagctgccgaaaaagtgaggttatgttgttgacatcatcTGTTTTATTACATCATGGGGTATTCAAATTGATGTGGAGAAGAAAATGCGATGTACGTACATAGGTAAaaagttgttttaaattttcgccatggtggaaccatacaaggtggcagcatggtaacatacctacaaccataaataaaaattccatgtactttgtttttctaaattcgatggactaatgtcaaaatcgtactgtgccggaagttgatgtatcaaatcaaataaaaaagtacaaatcagctgtcccgtgctgccaccttggaCAGTTTCGCCATGCATTTTCGCAATCAATCAATTGCTTGCTGattttgaaatttgaataaacggCCGTGCAATATTTGCAAACAATAAAATTGATATATAAGTAGTAAAAATTTGAATCAattaaattttcgtttaaaaaatttaaaataaaaaattatgcatGTGGAATAAATTTTTGTtgaataatattgtgacgaatattagtgacactaagtgatactcacatcactattctgatgctaagtaatgaagccacaacaacaataaagcaggcagtcacttgtatctacataaacgaatcaatcattgtctacattatgtacgtacatgcagcggagaagggatgcccaaacacatgcatatatcttatctgagatgctcccaaaagtaggcaattgtctgtggaagtgtcactcacatatacacgcgcatatgagaagataTACACGTGCGTCtctagttataattttatagcagtaactaagtaaattctggaaacgcctagaagtatggaacgaggaaatcgaagagtataaaaaagcgcaatctgagcaatcagcaatcagtttgattttagcaagctatcagttgcgaaatataagtgttattgtgaagtactttaataaaggccattttgcatcaaattacgcccagacatttcgtctacttaaaataCAATGCCAggtgaaattgacgctgtttattcagagtggccattttctatatctatatctatatctctatactaatatatatttttaaagccgtttttttctggaccgcaaagctcgagaacggctgaaccgattgagatgaaattttgaACATAGATTTGGTGGTGGCTCGAAATGGTTATAGGCTAAAAAAACTGCAAGGATTTAGaaaggtttttgagatatcgaccaaatcgTGGACctaggtaatcctgggatgtgtttgtacaatatgggtatcaaattgaagctgtttatgagtactttgatacagggtatttttcgtacccctgggtgactacggtctcaagatataggccaaaacgtggatccgggtacccctagaatgtgtttatagaatatggataacaaataaaactgtttatagtgctttagtagagggtaattttcatacccctgcgtgactagggtctcgagatatgggccaatacgtgggcccgtgtacgcctagacagtgtttatacaatatgaataacaaatgaaagctgttgattagtgctttagtacagggtaattttcatacctatttgtgactagagtctcgagatatagaccaaaacgtggatcagtgtaatactaggatgtgtttttacattatgggtatgaatttggagctgttgatgtgtgctttagtacagagtattttttataccgctgggtgacaagggtctagagatataggccaaaacgtgaacccggatacccctagaatgtgtgtgtaatatggatatcaagtgaaagctattgctgagagctttaaagtaatgggactggaataaaatacataccaccctctgggactggcaattagGGATAAAGACGAacgagaagaacttgagagaagagaaaagagggaaggagaaggaaactgagaaaaagatagagtgagacgaagatagagatagatgaagcgaaaaagacggagggaggggtgaatgaaaggattaagaaaaagtaaagaggggggagggcaccccagcgggttagggggtcagaatatacccgcggtaggtatgcttgtcgtaagaggcgactaaaatagcagattcaaggggctgtgtagcgcaacccttcaggttaccagcgcaacatatagtttctccaaacccaattttcaacctcacctatcggcggcgaatcctgtttcactaacagacgaagctctggcgacaccaagc contains:
- the LOC137241227 gene encoding uncharacterized protein, with the translated sequence MSENNLIETPTNVLSLNINNLIIIVLLKVLIFAAALLGAGHWTGYGHGYGYGRSSDGTTLSVNEGEDYLITGFLAAQGIGHDDCLYASACASPKIAYEYAKAAKALKQGIEQYEGSSFNNTRYEELIGILEKAAYDGYNGVACNRSDKCDNLL